One stretch of Arachis duranensis cultivar V14167 chromosome 1, aradu.V14167.gnm2.J7QH, whole genome shotgun sequence DNA includes these proteins:
- the LOC107458018 gene encoding FCS-Like Zinc finger 14: MLMLGKRPSPMIGKLSELLVSGGGRAAAVLLDTAATGSPRSPLDMKAQQSSPRGLKGYDLGGVGLKIVVALDNEELPKRTVCVPNLTRSKPIPVCSMRKPDGFQRVSPNENFDVGGSLEDYTYVTCHVPNKTFTKVYYDGGYSDVPRHVRCYNNNKGEELDAGVLRTPSSDFVEPSCEPVFPTSNFLSSCHLCRKKLDGKDIYMYRGEKGFCSPECRSRQMMMEERKELCRSEAVELSWEEQIFSTGILAL; encoded by the exons ATGTTGATGTTGGGGAAGAGGCCCAGCCCAATGATCGGAAAGTTGTCCGAATTATTGGTCTCCGGAGGAGGCCGTGCAGCCGCGGTGCTTCTAGACACCGCGGCAACCGGTAGCCCAAGAAGCCCCTTGGATATGAAAGCCCAGCAATCATCGCCAAGGGGCTTAAAGGGCTATGATCTCGGTGGTGTTGGTCTCAAAAttgtggtggctcttgataacGAAGAGTTGCCCAAACGCACCGTTTGTGTCCCGAATCTGACCCGATCGAAGCCGATCCCGGTTTGTTCCATGAGAAAGCCAGATGGGTTCCAAAGGGTTTCTccaaacgagaattttgacgtGGGTGGAAGCTTGGAAGATTACACGTACGTGACATGCCACGTGCCTAACAAGACCTTCACTAAGGTGTACTATGATGGTGGTTATAGTGATGTTCCAAGACATGTACGGtgctacaacaacaacaaaggcgAAGAATTAGACGCTGGTGTTCTTAGAACCCCATCATCAGATTTTGTTGAACCTTCATGCGAACCAGTATTCCCCACATCAAATTTTCTGAGTTCATGCCATTTATGCAGAAAGAAACTTGATGGCAAAGACATATACATGTACAG AGGAGAGAAAGGGTTTTGTAGCCCAGAGTGTCGTTCAAGACAGATGATGATGGAGGAACGCAAAGAGCTTTGTAGATCAGAAGCTGTAGAACTGTCATGGGAAGAACAAATATTCTCAACCGGGATTCTTGCCCTTTAA
- the LOC107458007 gene encoding oligouridylate-binding protein 1, whose translation MQQHRLRQHAMMQHSLYHHPALLTPPQIEPILSGNLPPGFDSSSCRSVYVGNIHPQVSESLLQELFSSAGALEGCKLIRKDKSSYGFVDYFDRSAAAFAIVTLNGRHIFGQPIKVNWAYASSQREDTSGHFNIFVGDLSPEVTDATLFACFSVYPTCSDAKVMWDQKTGRSRGFGFVSFRNQQDAQSAINDLTGKWLGSRQIRCNWATKGANSNDEKQSSDSKSVVELTNGTSEEAQQVTSDDAPEKNPQYTTVYVGNLAPEVTSVDLHHHFHALGVGIIEDVRVQRDKGFGFVRYSTHDEAALAIQMGNARILFGKPVKCSWGSKPTPPGTASTPLPLPSTAHVPGFSPVGLAAYERQMALSKMGGAHAALMHQQNQHAAMKQAAMGMGAPNQHLMYYQ comes from the exons ATGCAGCAACACAGGTTGAGACAGCATGCTATGATGCAGCACTCTCTCTACCACCACCCTGCTCTCCTAACTCCTCCACAG ATTGAGCCTATCTTGAGTGGAAATCTGCCTCCTGGCTTTGATTCAAGTTCATGCCGCAGTGT CTATGTTGGCAACATTCATCCTCAGGTTTCAGAATCCCTTCTTCAAGAGCTTTTTTCAAGTGCAGGCGCACTTGAAGGATGCAAGCTCATTAGGAAAGATAAG TCGTCCTATGGCTTTGTTGATTACTTTGATCGCAGTGCAGCTGCATTTGCAATTGTAACTCTCAACGGAAGGCACAT CTTTGGCCAGCCTATTAAGGTTAACTGGGCTTATGCTAGCAGCCAGAGAGAGGATACTTCAg gtcattttaatatttttgttggtGACCTTAGCCCTGAGGTTACAGATGCAACCTTGTTTGCTTGCTTCTCTGTGTATCCCACTTGTTC AGATGCGAAGGTAATGTGGGATCAGAAAACAGGGCGGTCCAGGGGATTTGGCTTTGTTTCTTTTCGAAATCAGCAG GATGCCCAAAGTGCCATAAATGATTTAACTG GTAAGTGGCTTGGAAGTAGACAGATACGTTGTAACTGGGCCACTAAAGGGGCTAACAGCAATGATGAAAAGCAGAGTTCGGATTCTAAAAGTGTTGTGGAGTTAACTAATGGAACATCGG AAGAAGCGCAGCAAGTAACCAGTGATGATGCACCAGAGAAGAATCCTCAATATACCACTGTTTATGTTGGCAATCTCGCTCCAGAG GTTACATCtgttgatcttcatcaccatttTCATGCCCTTGGTGTTGGAATTATTGAAGATGTTAGGGTGCAACGAGACAAAGGTTTTGGATTTGTGAGATACAGTACACATGATGAAGCAGCTCTTGCTATCCAGATGGGTAATGCTCGGATTCTGTTTGGCAAACCTGTCAAG TGTTCATGGGGTAGCAAGCCCACTCCTCCTGGAACAGCCTCTACTCCTCTTCCCCTACCTAGTACTGCACATGTGCCTGGCTTTTCTCCTGTGGGACTTGCAGCGTATGAACGTCAAATGGCTCTGAGCAAGATGGGTGGTGCGCATGCGGCGCTTATGCATCAGCAGAATCAGCATGCTGCCATGAAGCAGGCAGCCATGGGAATGGGTGCTCCTAACCAGCACCTTATGTACTATCAGTAA